The genomic segment cgcgtgggaggttttgccttggatttgccgctctctaaatgcacatgttccccagctcagagaggggccgtggctcagtggtagagcatctgcttggcatgcagaaggtcccaggttcaatccccggcatctccagttaaagggactgggcaagtaggtgatgttaaagaccgctgcctgagaccctgggtagccgctgctggtcagagtagacaatactgactttggtggaccaaaggtctgactcagtataaggcagcttcatgggttcaaaaactctcaaaactcagcagtaagcccccatgcagaaattgggaattcagatgggggaaatgtgcctctagagagcagcaaatccaaggcagaacctcccgtgcgtttAACTGTCGCTTaagccccgccccctccgcccCTCAAACTCTGCACCGAACCTCTCGCGAGATCAAGAGTCGCCTTTCAGTTAGCGTCGTCACCAAGCGAGGCGGTGCTGGGAGGGGAGGGCGCGGCCTGGTTTCCCCGCTGCTTTCCGGCTCGGCTTTTGCGCCATGGCGCCTTCGAGCCAGGCTGCCCCGCGCCTGCTTGCGGGAGGGCTgcttcgcctcctcctcctctccttcgaCTCGTGGCCTAAGCAGGCCTGTTagtacggggggtgggggggaggaaggaaggaagcccagTGCGGGGGCTGCTGGCGGCCCGAGGAAAAGGTACTCGAGAAGAAGCCGGCGGAGACGCCACCGCGGCCTTGTTGTTGACGGCGGAGAGAGGGGCGGGGTTGCCGGGTCGCTTCACCATCCCGGCCGGCGCCGCCTTCGggagcgcgcggggggggggtgcgcgcatATGCAGGGCAGACGGTGGGGAAGGGTGTAGGGGCGGAGGTCTCGTTCAATGCAGGCTGGTGGTTTCATGGCTATTGtggaagtctctccccacccccctacctttggccatttatgcacgggaggttttgctgcctCGCATtcgccgctctttagatgcacattccccccatccaaatccaccaaactcaacaagaagcccccctgcagagttttgaaaactcggaggggggaaatctgcatCTTCAGAGTGGCGAATGCGaggcagcaaaacctcccgtgcataaatggcttttGACTGGGAGGGGCGTAGATTCTTAAAATAGCAGCCCTGAGAGTGCTGGATATTCCAAACAAAAGGATAAATGTTTACAAAGACAATGTCTCCGCTTGGGCTTTGGACCGAAGATACGGTTGGTGGTGACAATTTGTAGCCGCCTCCTCTGGCTCTCGCCGCACGAAATTCTCCCTTTCGCTCCCTCTTCTTCGGCCCCAGCGATGTTGCATCTGTTGTCGGCGCTTGCCTCTGTTTGTCTGTTGCGCTGTGCCTTCCCCGCATTGCTCCTGGCAACGGGAATGGATGTTGATGGTGGATTGAAACCTCGGTTTCTGCACCTGAGCTTCCCGGCTGAACGAAAGCAAAACGGCCTTTACTGCTGCTGTGCTATCGGTTGCTGAGAGGCGGTATCCCCTGCATCTTGGCATCCTCCCTGCTTCTTTCCCTTCGGGGACTGGGGAAGAAGACACCCACTAGCTTTCTGGATCTCGTAAGCAGCAATGGTTGAGCTCTAGAGGATTTGTTAACATCTAAATGAGGTCAGGTGGGGAAGACATTTTGTGGCACTCCCATGCCCTTGTCACAGATACAAGCTCCATTTATGTTTGGTACTTTTAGTTAAATGCAAAGTAGACAGCATGCTAATATGAAGGGTGGTTGCTGTTTAGATGTGCTTTTTCTGCAGTCGAGTTAATAAGAACTTTGATGAATAAGCATTATTATGTAAAGGGCTTAGCCTTGGGCAACAGTGTGTGATGTGTGGAATGACAGATAGTAAATTATGGTATGACATTTTGTTTCTAGTGGTCTCCCCCATCTGGTTGAAATGCCTACCTTTCCTGATATGATTGGATACATAGTTGAATACATTTCTCAAAAGAAGCAATTGCCTTGgattttggagaacattaatgCATGTTTAAAATTCTTGGTGGTTGATTGATTCAAGACCAAAGCAGTATTACTgaattctttattttgttttaaagaactTCAGGGAACTGTGAATTCAGGTTTTAATGCAGCTTTACTGGTTGCTCAGACGTTGCCTTTACATGTGGGCATGAAACAATTTTATGCTTTTGTGACCCTGTGTCATCACTGGAGTACTAATATACTAACTTGTAACATGTAGAGCATTCATTTTTATAGGTATTTGCTCATCTAGCCAAATGTCAGTTTCTTTGGTATAATCAGCGTGGTCCATAGGTTGGGACCACTTAATATGTTATAAAGCTCTTTCAGGAAGGCATTTCAGGGTTGTACATTACTTCCTCCACATCTCCATGTAGGACATTTTTAAACAGCTGAAGTGTCCTTTAGAATACTATTACTGAATGAATGAGTGATGGCCTTGTGCTGCAATTGTGGACTGTCTTGCTCCTTCGGTTTAGTAAAGAATGTCTTCTAAATTTTTGTCAGTGGTGTCTGCATGGAAGTTCGTGGAGATGCTTTGCTAGTTTCAGCCTCAGCAGCAGACTGGTCCTTTTTTGACATCTCTCTCTCATATCTTGTGGTAAGATACTATAGctttttaaatcataaaatacattaCATCAGATGCATTTCTAGTGAGCTAGGGCACACTTGATTTTTAATTGGTGTTTGACTTTAATCTTCAATCTGAAAGCTATCATTACTTTCTTAAAAAGGAATAGATCTTGTAGCTGCCTTAGGTACTGTTATTTTTTTGGTACAGAGGCAGGATCTTTTTCTCTAGTGTAATTTTTGTAGATGAAAATGCCCTCTGTTTTTAGGTAACAGGATCCCTGTTTTGGATTTCGATATAGTGAGAGACGTGGAGTTCCAGTCATGGCTTCAAGACGAACAGATGTTCCTGGTAAAATTAATTCTCTGAGCaaatgtgaattctttgatgaagGCAATTGCAATATGTGTAAATAGGCATATGTATTAAAACTTACCAAGAGTGACTGTAGGATTTGTAGACTACCAAGCTGCATGCAAGCATTTATAGAGTTCAAGCACCTGCTTCAAAGAGGCTAGTAATTTTTAAGTATAGGATTTTGTTAGTGAACTAGCATATCATCTTAGCAGCTGCAATTTTTATATTTAATAAGGTATACTAATGATTCACTACTGTTCACTAATAATGATGAATAACCTACTAAAATGAGGTTGTACTCTCATCAGAAGAAATCTTCTAGCCTGAACTTTAACTCCTAGAAGAATGATTCCCACATGAGTTATAGAATTATCTATTATATTATTTTCTAGTCTCATGTGGGAGTGCCCTCTGCCATCACCTGGCTTTAACTGGCCATTGAGTGTATTTGTTGAAAACCTCTTTTATCAAGaggtgtatatgtatgtgtgtgtgtgaatatatatatggTTATTGGCTGTTACTATTTTGAGGAGACTAGGATGGTCTATTATGGTGGAAAGGGGTGTGAAATACCAGTGTTCTAAAGCAGAGGTGCGCTTCAAGTATCAAGCATTTTCCTgtcttgtttccccccccaaatGTGTATCCTTGATACTAGTATCTTTCTGTTACTGTGAATGGAAATCTGATTGTTACCTCCTAATGCCAAGTACCTTACGTGAGTAAGTTCTAGCAAAACCATTAGGATGTGTACATGACATGAGGGGTCAGAGCTAGACTAATCTAATAGACAGTTGTGTCATACAATATTTGTATGAGTTTTGCTTTGGGAAGTATCCAGCTCTGGTAGCCACCATAGCTCTATTATAATTGTGATGGGTTTCTTGGTGTGATGTTGGTTTTCCTGATTGATTAAGAATTAGttgctttaaaattttaaatgtcaAAACCTTGCAATGATGGTCCTGAAAGATCCTCAGGATAACTGTTGCTTGAACAGTTACTACATGGAAAGCATCGTACCATAGAGATTTCTGAATTGGCCTTGTATTGAAATCTCTATAAGATTACTTATCTCATAAGATAAGTAAGTGCTTACATAAGTGAGGGCATATAAGAAGTGCTTACATGATCTGTACTAATTTGTGAACAGCCAAAGTGTAGCCCTCTGTGAAATCTTCCATCTCTGTTCTTAGCTATTGAGCATGGCTCTGAAGGGCTTCTAGGAAAGATGTCCCAGCCAATTGGAATACACCGTCGGGCATTTAGTTATGATGATGCCCTGGAGGATACAACACCAAtgacccctcccccttcaaaCATGTGCACCAGTATCCTGTGGAAACAGCCAGTCATCCCAGACCGAAAATATGAAGAGCTTTCCAAGGTATGCAGTCTTTAGAAGAAACACATAGGTGATGTAAGGTGTCAGATTGCAGTTGCATTATCCCACAAGAGAGAGGACAGACAAGTTGTGTAACCAGTCCCCTGTAATTAGGCATGTTGGAGAGTATCAAAGTCTAGTATTTTGATACATCTGTTTTGTATGAGAAAaccttgcttttatttttaaatgtcaatTCATTTGACCAAACATCCAACTTTGTTGAAGTGTCACAGTGCAAAGAATGGAAGTGCTTCATCTGAGAGCTGATATGATCCCTGGCCTAAGTAAAATTGGTGAAGAAAATCATGCAAAGCCTTCACATATTGGTGAAATCTTGGCTAGAAAATACTGAAAGTCTCAGATAGCTGAGTTCAAATTCCCTACCTCATAGTGATGTTGTGATGGTAAAAGTGTGAAGGGAAAGTTCTATATGTTGCCCTGAACTcattggagaaaggaaggaataaAGCTATATAGGATAGATATGCAAGTTAATAAATTTTAACAtaatatttattttgcaaaatgtattttttatagAAGTTGAAGGTCTGTGGAGGGGCAATCAAATTGTGCTTGTCATTCTGATTTGTGGTTCTGTTAGGAAGAAGTCTGAAAGCCACAGTTGTCTtggctggccctggctagtatttggatgggagacctccaaggaataccagggttgcgacgcagaggcaggcaatggcaaatctcctCCAACCAtctcttcttgccttgaaaaccccactgggttgccacaagtcactgtgatttgaaagcaaaaaaaaaagtagatttGCTTTTTATGGAAACTAGGAGCAATagcttcctcttctttttctaagaTTAGTTACATGCTGGCTGCTATGCCAGTAATTATACAAATGTCATAGGAGGGAGAGCGAAGAAATACCATTCTTACGAAGAACTGTGTTCAGTCTTTCTGTGCCCTTTGGTTATTGTTCAGGAAAAGTCCCAAGTTTTATTCCCTTAAGGCCCAGGATGAGCTTTGGGTGCTCCTGATGtgacttttttctttctcctcaacTTGTACCTGGCTTCTCTGCACAGGTTGAGGAAGGGGAAACTAGCATGCATCTATCTACTAACACCCCCTCAACTTCCACTGAGACTGTGAACAAGGTTACAGTGGTGAAGGCCAAGGCTACCCACATCATCATGAATTCTCTCATGACAAGTAAGAGTTCTTGTATCCTTCTAGTAGGCAAGTTAACCTGGACGTGTAGTTGGCAGTTTAGAGCATTGCCCAATGCTATGTGGTTGGCTTTGCAGGTCTTTTCTGGAATGGCTGATGGAGCTGTACACATGGAAGGGGACTACATTTGTGACTAGATGAACTAATGATAAAAGACAAGCTTTTAAAATTCTAAACAAAAAAAGTCCTTGCCTTTAGATTTCAGTCATGACTAGCAGTTTatgctagaatgtgaattagcaGTGGAAGAGATGAAAATCATCACTTCATGTGTGCTGTAGTGCTTAATTATATCTTAGTGGCAGTGTTTGGGAGATGTATTTCCAACTTGTTCCACTTGTTAGTAAACTTGTGTATTGGCATCTGTTAAATTTTATAGGAAAAAATAATACTCATCTATCTGCTGAATTAATCATGACTTGAAACACAAGCTTTTTTCAAGCTGTATTAATTGAAAATAGCAGTCTTCCTCCTGCTGAGAGGCTGGTACCTGGGATATAGGTTTAGCCTCATGGTATATATTTGACTCAGCACTACTTAGGTCTAATGGTTTCAACAGCTGACTTCTTTTCACCATGCTGAGTCAGTTTGCTTTGGAAGCCTCTAGTGTGAAATGTTTGTAGCATTCAGTGAAGTTTCTAGAATGAGCTTGACTGGCCCTTGTTAGCAGGTCATCTAGCGCACATAGCAATACTGAGGTCCGGTTCAGGTTTGTTCTTCTAATTGAGTCTCCAAACCTATGTGATCATGCTAATTTCAAACTAACAATCTTAATAACATGGCATATCTGTTGGGCTAATTTACTAGCATGATTagttaagccaggggtggggaacgtcaggctcgggggccgtataaggcccgcgaaatcatttggtctggcccttcatggatcctggcagatctttagctcagaaggatgctgccctgcctgaatctcttggccccagctggggacagcagagctcaaaagcgagtcgctctatgtggcagacactcggagccgcctccagtcgtgcctcttggctaaacgtctgaccaaatacagcaggctaattttaagttgataattttgtgtggcccgcgaacaatgttataaatatccaaatggcccttggcagaaaaaaggttccccacccctgagttaagcAATGAAACATTTTTTCTTTAGGTTAAGATATATCTGGAAAAACATTTTATTGCTACAagattatatatatttgtatatctgAATTTTTCATTTTAGGAGTATAAGATTATTGCTTTATAGTGTGTAGGATTGTGTACTGTTTAGGTTAATCTCATTACAACTATTGAACAGAATTAGGGGCACACTGTTTCTGTTCTAAATAGCTAAAGTTGACAATGGAACAGTTTTACGTGCTGGCATTCAGAGGGTGTTCCTCCTAAAATTGTAGTTCCTCTATTTTCATCTATGTAATTTGGCACATAAACAAATACTATTTGAGAAGTTGACTTAGCAATGATGAAATTAGACTGATGAAAGCCTCCAGGATGTCCTGATTATCATTTATTGTAGATGGGGTGCATGGTTTACAGACTAATTTACAGAGGATGTTTGACATAGCCCCTTAGAAATCTGTCAGGCAGCATTGTTTTGTGGCTTGTGTGAATGTATCATGTTGTCCATTCTAGAACAAACTCAGGAGAGCATTCAGCGCTTTGAGCagcaggcagggctgagagatGCCGGATACACTCCCCACAAGGGCCTCACTGCAGAGGAGACAAAATACCATCGTGTGGCTGAGTCACTCCATGTAAGGTGTTTTAGTCCCACTGTGCTGTAGTTCAGGTGGAGGTGGTCTATTACGACTTTACAGAAATTAGATGTGGACTGGTGGGATGTTTACTGGTGGGTGTTACTGATGGTCTGATTAGTTTGTGTTTTCTATTTAAGACTGAGTTACCTTATTTAAGAGTACATATCAATGCATGTCAATAGCTTTTGCAGTTAGCTCTGGAATCTAATATAAGCCAAATAAGAACACATTTAATTCTTCATTCAGTACCATTGAGGCATTGGCAATGATGCTCATGATGGAAATACCTATTTCCATAGCACAAAAATCCACCTTTTTGAGATAAGAGCATAGAATTAGCTACTGTGGGTTTTATGTTCCTGACCAGTAAGGCTCATACTAAGATCAAGATTCAAATTAAGTTGAGTAATTGAAGTTCGTGTACTTAGAATGATGGTGTATGTTTGAATGTTGTATTTCTTCAAGCAGAAAGGAACTCCCTATTCTATAAGGCTGGAATAGCTTTAGATGATTGCATTGTCTGAAGTGATGACTTTAATTTTTCGTGCAAGCTTTTTAACATGCTACACAATGCTTTCACTTTTCGTGCAAGCTTTTTAACATGCTACACAATGCTTTCACTGCACTAAACTAATGTAAGAGGGAGATTTAACTTTCAGGTTGCTGGGTGTTCGCTCACTAGCATCAAAAAGCTTCCAACTTGCATGTCTTTACCCTTTCTAACAGAATCTAAAGATGCAAAGCGGAGAAATAGCAAAAGAAGAGAAACAGGCCTCTTCTGCTCAGTCCACTCCAAGCAGCACTCCACATTCCTCTCCCAAGCGCACATACAGGTACATTTCCCACAGGCTAGGTCTCTCTTCCCAGAAGGAAAGACAAGGCCACTTAAAAGTTGTGTCTAAATGACTAGGAGTCCTAACTTTTTAATGTGTCTTTTCAGATCAGAAATCTGTTCAGCTGTCCTAAGTTTGGCTTTCAGTGGTGCCACAGttttttgcaagtggattttgtgtACAGTGGCTTGCATATGATTCTGTTGGACTTATCTGCTGTTGACTTAGAGTTGTTCCACCGAGATTGGATGATTGTGGTTGTCCATTGCTGCTTTGAACTTCTTTCAGCTGTTCGTAATTAATTATTTCACTACAGGAGCTGGTTTAGTCAGGGAACCTCCACTTCCATCTCTGGTCCAGATCTTGTCTCCATGGATTCCAGCGGTGGTGACAGCGATAAAGCCCCCTCTGAAAAATGGAGCCTTTTTGGACCTCGAGCTCTCCAGAAATCCACTACCGACCCAGGTATAGGAAGTGCTGGAAGATGATGGCTTTAATGTACTTCTCTTTCACAAAGCCCCAAGATAATAAGAGGGAAGTTAAATTCCAGAGTTAAGCTGTGGCTGAAGCATTCACCTGTAATTTCTGACTTAGGAAGTGTTCCAGTAAAATTAGAAGACTGCAGATGGGACAGGACAAAATTATGAAAAGTTTTGAGAGATGAGAGTTTATAATAAACATGAACTGGAATAGTGCAGGGTAATGAATAATGCATTGAAAAATTAGAAAATGCAACTTGGGCCAAGTATAGGCACTACCCACCTTTGCCCTTGGTAGTGCTTCTATAGTAATGTCCGTGTTAACTTTTACTTCTGTGGTGAATGTGTGCAGTTTGAGTCAGATTTAATTATAACTGTCTTCTCAGTTTTGCCTGCTAATCATAAGTCATGATGAGAAATGTCTGTTCCACActtttgaaataaaagaaaaatactttACCTGCTTTTTCTGGTTAGGAAGATTATAGCAAATGTTAGTCAATCTTTTAACTATCTTTAATGCTAGTTCCCAAAAATTTCTGCTGTCTCTTCCACTGACAATTAGATAATATAAAACTATTGTAGATTTAAATGCAGATATCACAGCAACAGCGATACTTGGGTTGCAGCTCCCGATAGCTTTCTCAGGTGAATATGTTGAAACATATTTTGTTGACAAGCGGAATTGCAACTTTTGATAGCTACTAGAACAGTTAGTGCTGAGAGCTTGTAAAATGTTGGTTGCCTTAAAGTGTCTTGTTAGTGCTTAGGCAGTAGTACATGTACACGTTAAACCTGTCTGGTGATTTATCAACCCTTGTATATTCTTCCCTCAGGGGGCTTTACCATCCAGGCCTACAAGGGTGCCCCGAAACCTACTCCAATGGAGTTAATGCGTGCTCAGGCCACCAGGATGGCAGAGGACTCGGCAACGTTCAAGCCTCCCAAGATGGACATTCCAACTACTGAAGAAAAGAGACGTTCCCCACGTTCTCATAACATCAGACCACGAGACATGAATGTGCTTACTCCCACTGGGTTCTAGCAACATCTCCACATAGAGGCAGGATAATGTTCTAAATACTTAATAATGGTCCAAGGCTGTTTTTCTACGTTCCATCCTCATGAGTTTTGACATCTCTTTCCTAGCTCCAAGTTGCACATGGTCATGAAAAAGGTGTGGGCAACCTAATGTCTTTTTGAATTGCTTgcgttttttttccttcccaaagGTCCCTTATATTCAACACAAGCACATCACAACCATCCTCTCTCTGAAGTTCTGACATACAGGCCTATGCTTCTTTATACATCTAAGTCTTATAAAGGGAAACCAACAGCTTACTGGAGTTCTTTCAACATGAATGCCTAGGATGCTGTGTCTAGCTGTTGTGTAGGCATGTTTATCCATGCCTGGGTACCAGAGGACAATATGCAGTTTTTCTAGTCTAAATATTTCTACTTTGAACCTTAGGAGGACGTCTAGCATTAACTGAAATTTAGTGATCAGTCAAGAATTCAGTAGTCTCCTCCAATATGAAGACTCATTGCTAATCTCTTCACTTTTAAGAGGTCCCTGACTAAAGTCATTATTTGTTAAAGGGATAAAGTTTCAGCATAAAAAGACTTCTAGGACTATTGTGTGAAATGTATAATAGTGTTTGGAACATACTCTGCTCTTCATCTCGGGTAGGTCAGCGCTATTACAGAACTGAAGCTCCAGTGTGTATTGGGCAGAGTTCCATTCATTCTGGAGAAGAATCATTCCTTTGCTTTCTTAACAAAAAGAGCATCATTGCTATGGCCATTACCATCAGGGAACCCTAATGGCATTTTGTGGGAAAAGCACATGAAATGATATTATAGTTCTTGGGAAATGGAAACTGGTCATTCTTATTCATGCTTCATTAGCAGACGTTGGGATCCAGTGAAGCTAATCTTGTTCGATAGCAGGTCAGTGAACATTCCCAGTAACTGGGTGCAAATGCTTATTTTCATGGACTTCAATTGTTGGGCATATTCTGAGCTGTCGAGAACAGTAGAATGTTTGCTATAGTCTGTCCATGCTCAGGGGCAATGAATTGTTACTTGT from the Euleptes europaea isolate rEulEur1 chromosome 1, rEulEur1.hap1, whole genome shotgun sequence genome contains:
- the KIAA1191 gene encoding putative monooxygenase p33MONOX, with translation MASRRTDVPAIEHGSEGLLGKMSQPIGIHRRAFSYDDALEDTTPMTPPPSNMCTSILWKQPVIPDRKYEELSKVEEGETSMHLSTNTPSTSTETVNKVTVVKAKATHIIMNSLMTKQTQESIQRFEQQAGLRDAGYTPHKGLTAEETKYHRVAESLHNLKMQSGEIAKEEKQASSAQSTPSSTPHSSPKRTYRSWFSQGTSTSISGPDLVSMDSSGGDSDKAPSEKWSLFGPRALQKSTTDPGGFTIQAYKGAPKPTPMELMRAQATRMAEDSATFKPPKMDIPTTEEKRRSPRSHNIRPRDMNVLTPTGF